Part of the Arthrobacter gengyunqii genome is shown below.
AGGGAACCTTTCATAGTGGGTGCGGGTGGAGCCTGTGAGCGGGTGGAGAGTGAATCGGCCGGGGCGGGCCCGAGGCCTAAAGGACGGTGAAGTTGAAGCGGGAGGGCCACTGCAGTTCGACGGCGTCTCCGCGGCTGGCGGCGGTGGCACGGGAGTCGTTCTGCTCCTGCACAATCAGCCGGTCCCCGGTTTCCGTGGCGGCGATGTACCGCGTGGTGGGCCCGGTGTAGACGATCTCCTCGATGGTTGCGGAGACAGCGGAGAAATCCTCCGGTGCCGCAGTGCCGGGGGAGACGAGGTGGATGCGCTCGGGCCGGATGCTGACCAGCCCGCGGGAGCCGGTCAGGCGGCGGGCGAGCTCGCCTTCGATCAGGTTGGTGCTGCCCAGGAAGGTCGCAACGAACCGGGTGGCCGGACGCTCGTAAAGGTCCTCCGGGGTGCCCACCTGTTCGATTCCGCCGTCATTGAACACCGCGATCCGGTCCGAGAGGGTCAGCGCTTCCTCCTGGTCGTGGGTGACAAAGACGAAGGTGATGCCGACTTCGCGCTGAATCTGCTTGAGCTCGATCTGCATCTGTTCACGCAGCTGCTTGTCCAGAGCGCCCAGCGGCTCGTCCAGCAGGAGGACCTGCGGGCGCAGAATCAGAGCCCGGGCCAGGGCGATGCGCTGGCGTTGGCCGCCGGAGAGCTGGGAGGGCAGTCGGTCGGCCACCTGCGGCAGCCGGACCATCTCCAGTGCTTCGGCGACGCGGCGCTGCCGTTCGGCCCGGGGCGTTTTGCGCAGCTTCAGCCCGTAACCGACGTTCTGGGCAACCGTGAGGTGGGGGAACAGGGCGTAGTCCTGGAACACTGTGTTGACGTTGCGTTCGAACGGCGCCTTATTGGTGACATCGGTGCCGTGGAGTGCAATGGTGCCGCTGGTCACCGGCTCGAAACCTGCCACCATGCGCAGCACCGTGGTTTTTCCGGAACCCGAGGGACCAAGCAGGGAGAAGAACTCGCCCGAGTGGATGTCCAGGTCCAAGTTCTTGACCGCGGAGAAATCGCCGAAGCTCTTTGTCACCTGGGACAGGCTGATGGCGTTGCCGGAGGGAGCCTGCTCCTGGGCGGCGGTGGAGTCGGTTGCTGCACTGGCTCGCACGTTTGGTTCCTTTCACTTCAGCTGGGGGGCGCCGAAGCGCTTCAGGTAGTAAAGCTATAAAACCAGATGTTATATGTAATTTAGGTCACTTCATGTAAATTTCTTGTTACGGATGCGCGGCCCGGCCTCTTGGCATCATCGGTGCCGCCAAGCTGGAAAGATCGTGTATATGCCCCAAAACACCACTCCGCAGAAACGCCTGCTCACCGCTGTCTTCGCTCCGCTGGGCGACGCAGGCAAAGCCAGCCGCGTCGAAGAACGCATAGTTCAGGGGATCTCTGCGGGTGCCCTGCTCGACGGCGACAGGCTCCCCACCGAACTGGAACTGGCGGCTTCCATGGGCGTTGCCACCGTCACCGCGCGCGAAGCGCTGGCCGGGCTGCGAAACCGCGGTTTGGTGGAGACCCGGCGCGGACGTGAAGGCGGCACCTTTGTTACGTTGCCCTCCGGCGACAGATCGGAGTTGGTCAGACGCAGGCTGGCCGCCATGAGCCGGGTGGAACTGCGGGACCTGGCCATCCACTATTCAGCGATCGCGGCCACTGCCGCGGAGCTCGCCACCGATGCTGCGGATGGTGAAGATATCGCCGCGCTCGCACACCTGCTCGATGCTCCCATGGGCGGTAACCGCGCCGTCGGGAATTTCCTGCTCGAACTCGCAGCCTTGAGCCAATCTGCTCGGCTGACCCGTGAGTATGTCCGTCTGCACACCGACTACGGGTCGCTGCTTGGCCTGGCCCATGCCGACCCCGCCTTCGATGCCTCCATGGTCAGCCTGTGCCGGAGCATCTGCGCCGCCATGGGCGCGGAGGATGCTTCGACTGCCCGGGCGCTCGTCCGTGAGTATGTCCAGACCTCAGTGGCCTGGCTGATCGATGAACACACCCGTCTTCACTCCTCTGCCGAAGTCACTACGGCAGAGAACCCACACCCCGCACCCGCCAGGAGGAAAGCATGAGCATTTCCCGCAGTGAGTCCCTGCCGTCCGGAGCGGCGCCGCCCGCGTCAGCACTGGGCAGTTTCTTTGAGAATGTCCTGGGCCTCCTTGAGGCCTGGACGCCGGAACTGGCCCTTCTCTTCGACGATCCGGCGGCGCCGCCCGATCGTCGGGACGTTGACGCCGTCGTCGAACCCCTGACCGCCTCCCTGCTGGCGCAGGAGGACTATCCGCTGGCCGGCGGCGGATTCGTGGCTGCCCATCAGGTACTCGGCGATGCCCCCTGGCACATGGCGTGGTGGCAGGGACGGAGCAAGGAACTGCTGGTGCTCTCCTCTGTGGAGTCCATGGGGGAGGCATACTCGCGGCGCGAGTGGTTTACGGTTCCGCTCGAGACCGGGGTCCGCCATGTGACCGGCCCGTATGTCGATTTCATCTGCACGGACGAATACACGGTGACCCTGACTTCCCCGGTCATCGTGGATGGCCGGGTGGTTGGCGTGGTGGGAGCTGATGTCTATGTGGAGTCACTTGAGAAAATCCTGCTGCCCGGTCTGCGCCGGCTGCATCCGGAAGCTTCCCTGGTGAACCGGGTGGGGCGAGTGGTGGTGTCAGCGGACCCGCAGCTGGCGGCCGGGCGGCTGCTGGTGGGGGACTGGCGGCACGCCGCGGACCCGCTGAAGATGGAACTGCGCGGCGCCGAATATTTCGGTCGTCTGACCGCCGTCCACCCCTGCGGATCGTTGCCGCTGGCAGTGACCCTTCCCCGCTGAATCTCAAGCCGGCCCCGCTAGAATCGAATGATGTCTCAAACGCAGCAGATTCCAGCCACCGGCGTGTCCACAGTGGCGCGCATCGTCACCGAAACGACGGCCCCGGCCGTCCTGGTGGGGATCCTCCTGCTGCTGCAGCCCCTGCTCAGTCCCGGTGTCACCTGGGTGCAGGGCATCGTGGCGGCCGGATTCACCGTGGGCTTGCCCTTCCTGATGATTATTTGGCTGAAGCGGCGCGGCGCCGTGACCGACCACCACGTGGGAGTGCGCTCGCAGCGGGCGCCGATCCTGGCGGCATCGGCGGTGTCGATTGGTATCGGCGCCCTCATCCTTTTTTTCCTGGGAGCCCCGGCGGTTCTCTTCGGCGAAATCGGCGGCGTATTTATTGGCCTTGTTCTTTGCATGGCGGCGAACTTGGTGTGGAAACTATCCGTTCATTCCGCCGTCGCCGCCTACGTCGGCCTGACGCTGCTGGCCCCCATCCCGGTCTTCGGTCCGGCGCTGGCCGTGATGTTGGCATCAGCGACGGGTTGGTCCCGGGTGAAGCTCGGCGACCACACCCCTACGCAGGTGTTCGCGGGCCATCTGGCCGGCTGCGTGGCCTTCGCCGCCGCACTGCTGCTGCCCTGACGCCAGCTTTGTGGGTGACCCACGCCCCTTTTGGGATACAGTCCTAACGTCCAGGCTCTTCACCTGCGCGCATAATGTCGCGAGACAACGATGGGGAATTGATGGCAGTGCGTTTTAGGAAGTCCGACGGCGGCGGGCAGGCGGCGTCGAAAGCAGCGGTGGCAGCCCTGAAACTGGACGGGCACGTGACCTTCGAGGAATTGCTGGCCGTTGTCACCAAAGCCCACGGAAAGCCAATCGAGCTGCGGGACATTGACCATTCAGTGATTCCAGCCGTCACGGGGCTGTGGATCGAGAAGGACAAGAAGTCGATCATCCTGCTGCCCGCCGGTGACAATCGCCTGCACCGCACCCATGCTGCGTGCCACGAATTTGGGCACATCCTCCTGCGCCACCAGGGCTGTGGCGGTGTGGAGACGTCCATGCCGTCCGTCTTCCAGCACGTTGGCAGCCGCAAGGGCATCAAGCGGATGCTGGCCCGGTCCCTGGACTGGAACGAGACCGAGCGGGCCGCGGAACACGTTGCCTATCTGCTCTCCCTGGCGCTGCTGCCCCATGAGCGGGAAAGCCCCAGCGACTTTGAGCGGACGTTCATGTGACGTGGCTGCAGATCCTTCCGATCATCGTGCTCTGGACGATGGTCGCGATCCGGCTGCTGGGGCTCTGCTTTGGCTGGCGGCCGGGCATCCTGCCTGCCGTGTCGCTGGTGGCCCTGGGCGCAACCCTGAACATCGACCCGGTGTACCTGGCCGTTGATCAGTACCTGGGCGGTTGGAATCTGCTCAATCTGATGGTGCACCTGCTCATGGGACTGGGCATGACCGAGCTGAGCCGGCTGCTGCTGAGAGTCACCGGCCGTTCACACCACGTCAAAGTGCTGATCAGCATAGGGTCGGTGCTGGCGGTGGCACAGATTGTGCTCCTGCTTGTTTCGAACACCGAAGGATCCGCCGCCAGCTTCACGGACACCTTCGGCGACACCCCGACCGTTGCTTTGTACCAGGCCAGCTTCTTTGCCTGGTTCGGCATGATCACCGGCTATACGGGCTGGGAAACCCTGCGCCGGAACCGGCGGGGAGAATCGCGTCCCTTCCGGATCGGTTTCGACATCCTGTGTGCCGGCTGCATGGCCGGTGTCCTGGCGGCAGCCACAAAAATGATCCAGATCGGCCTGGAAATCGGAGGCGTCAATGACCGGGACAACAACGCCCTGGTCACCGGATACCATGTTCTGCTCGCCCTGATGATTGTGGGATTTGCGGTGGGCTTCATCCTTCCGTCCTACGAACGCATTCGGCAGACCTTCCGGGCACGGACAGAATGCGCAAGGGACCTTGCAGCCTTGCGGCCCGTTATGGGTCGTCTGGTGCAGACGCCCGAAGGCCGCCGGTCCATGGGGGCCGCCAACATTGTCCTCGACGCCCGCGCGTCCAAGGCCCAGCTGTACCGCTGGTTCATCTTCATAGGCGATATCCGGGTCCTGGACCCCGGCCTGCTGTCGCCGCAGGAAACCCGAATCATCGACGAGATAGGCACGAGAATTGAGCACAACAGTTCACCGGCGCAGCGTACCGCTGCTCCTCGCGGCTAGCTGCTCCAAGATACTGCCGCCCGCCCTGGTCCTGACCGTCCTGGTGTTCCTGGCGGGGATCAAGGCGGGGCTGGGGCCGGCGGGAGTGATCCTGCTGGTGGCCGGCATCGTCGGTATTCCGGGAGTGATCTACAAAGGGGCCAAGCCCGTTTTCCGTCGCCGCGGCCTTCCGGACAGCTGGCGGACCAACATTGTGGCAGTCCTGATGCTTGTGGGCACGGTGATCTGCTGGATTATTCCCCTTGAGGCGCCGATCCCGCTCACCGTCGCGGCGTTGTTTCTCGGCAATGCAGGACTGGTGTTCTTCCGCCGCTGGCTCGATGTTTCAGCCCATGTGTCCGTTATTACCTTCGCAGTTTTGTGGGTTACGGCAATGTCTGGGGGAGCCTGGGCGTGGCTGTTGGTACTATCGCCGTTGATGATGTTCAGCCGGGTGGTCCTGCGCGAACACACCCGACGGGAAGCGTTGTCAGGCGCGGCATTGGGAGTGTCAACTTTCTGCTGTTATCTCGTAGCAATGACTTGGAGCTGAACTAAGTGAACGATTTTGGTCTTTCCCCGGAACGAGCCGCCGGCATCCGGCGCGCCGAGACGCTCGCTCGAAAGATCAATCTCCTCTTGGATGTCATCATGTCCGACTCAGGCAAGCCGTATGACTACCAGGCCATCAGGGACGGCGCGCAGAAAGCCGGCTACTACCTTTCCCGCACCCGTTGGTCCCTGTTGAAGTCAGGCAAGGAGCAGGTTGTCCCGGACGAGGCACTGCGTGCCATTGCCGCGGTCTTCGACGTGGATCCGGAATATCTGCTGCAGGAGGGCGGAAAGCTGCCGGAGCGGGTTGAGGCCGAGCTGGAACTGCTCCGCAGCATGCGGCGTGCCGAGGTGCGCAACTTCGCCGCCCGCGCCCTGGGTCCTGTCGACCCGGAAGCACTGCGCGCCATTGCGAAAATCCTGGATGAGGACGAGTAGTTCTTGAGGACCCTCCCGTAAAAGTCTTTGACCGCCCATCGACACACTGCTATGGTTTCAATCATGTTTCACACATGTGTGAAACATGATTGAAACCATAAGGCTGCAGGTTGGAGACGGTGGTTGACTGGGGGGTCACCTCCGTCTCCGCCTGTGCTTATGAGCGGTATATCCGAGCTGCAGGGCTCGGTGGACCACTGATTGTGGAACATCCGCTGCCTGTGGGGGGTCAGCGTGACGTGAATGCGAAGCCAGCGAATTTTTCCGCTGGCTTCGCTGCGTTTGGGGCGGGTGTGGAACCGGGGGTGCCCGCGGTGGCAGCCCCGCGTGGTCGTCGTCGGCCGTTGTAGGTAGAATTCATAAAGTGAAACTCAATTCCTTTTCCCATCTGATGGCACCGGGCACCATCGGTCCGATGGAAGCCCACAACCGCATCGTTCTGCCCGCCATGGACATGAACGTCTCCGAGCACGGCGAGATCGAACAGACCGAGATCGACCACTACGTGGCACGTGCCGCCGGCGGCGCGGGCCTGATCATCACCGGCGCCTGCGCCATTGCGTTCCCGCACGGCGCAGCTTCCATGAAGGAACCGGGCCTCTCCGATGACAAGTTCATTCCAGGTCTGAAGGCGCTGGCCGATGCCGTCCACGCCGCCGGCAGCAAGCTGTGCATCCAGTCCACGCACCACGGCAAGGTAGCCCGCGTGGACGTCGCCAACGACCGTCCGGTGCTGGCCCCGAACCAGCCGGACTACAGCTATGACATGTCCGCCCTGGCCGACAGCACCCCGACCGAACTTGGCAAGATGGGCGCGGCCACCGCCGGCAAGCAGGTCACCTACCGCGAGATGACCGCTGAGGACATTTCCTGGCTGGTCTCCACCTGGGCCGATGCCGCCGAACGCATCGCCAAGGCCGGAGCCGACGCGATCGAGATCCACGCCGCCCACGGCTACATCCTCGGCGTGTTCCTGAACCAGCGGGACAACAAGCGCACCGACGAATACGGCGGCTCGCTGGCCAACCGCGCCCGTCTGGCGTGTGAAGTCATCAGCGCGGTGAAGGAACGGGTCGGCGACAAGCTGGCCATCCTGGTCCGTGTTGCCGGTGAGGAATACGGGCAGGAGGGCGGACTGACCCTGCCCGAGGCCGTTGAAGCCTCCAAGCTGTTTGAGCAGGCCGGCGCGGATGCCATCCACGTCACCGGCTGGGGCCGGAACCCGTTCGACAACTTCACCGACGGCCCGCTGCCCAGCAAGGTCGGCGCCTACCTGGACAACGCCGCG
Proteins encoded:
- a CDS encoding ABC transporter ATP-binding protein — encoded protein: MRASAATDSTAAQEQAPSGNAISLSQVTKSFGDFSAVKNLDLDIHSGEFFSLLGPSGSGKTTVLRMVAGFEPVTSGTIALHGTDVTNKAPFERNVNTVFQDYALFPHLTVAQNVGYGLKLRKTPRAERQRRVAEALEMVRLPQVADRLPSQLSGGQRQRIALARALILRPQVLLLDEPLGALDKQLREQMQIELKQIQREVGITFVFVTHDQEEALTLSDRIAVFNDGGIEQVGTPEDLYERPATRFVATFLGSTNLIEGELARRLTGSRGLVSIRPERIHLVSPGTAAPEDFSAVSATIEEIVYTGPTTRYIAATETGDRLIVQEQNDSRATAASRGDAVELQWPSRFNFTVL
- a CDS encoding phosphatidic acid phosphatase; this translates as MSQTQQIPATGVSTVARIVTETTAPAVLVGILLLLQPLLSPGVTWVQGIVAAGFTVGLPFLMIIWLKRRGAVTDHHVGVRSQRAPILAASAVSIGIGALILFFLGAPAVLFGEIGGVFIGLVLCMAANLVWKLSVHSAVAAYVGLTLLAPIPVFGPALAVMLASATGWSRVKLGDHTPTQVFAGHLAGCVAFAAALLLP
- a CDS encoding FadR/GntR family transcriptional regulator, producing MPQNTTPQKRLLTAVFAPLGDAGKASRVEERIVQGISAGALLDGDRLPTELELAASMGVATVTAREALAGLRNRGLVETRRGREGGTFVTLPSGDRSELVRRRLAAMSRVELRDLAIHYSAIAATAAELATDAADGEDIAALAHLLDAPMGGNRAVGNFLLELAALSQSARLTREYVRLHTDYGSLLGLAHADPAFDASMVSLCRSICAAMGAEDASTARALVREYVQTSVAWLIDEHTRLHSSAEVTTAENPHPAPARRKA